The Accipiter gentilis chromosome 14, bAccGen1.1, whole genome shotgun sequence genome contains a region encoding:
- the CASS4 gene encoding cas scaffolding protein family member 4 isoform X6, producing the protein MTTMDKDIRINRTAKNTLAKALYDNKAECSDELAFRKGDILTVLDQNVIGSEGWWKCSLHGRQGLAPANRLQLLAASQAVLLPPSTRSNSAESPAGQQNIYQVPSVPKPTVSSSTYEKMEGWVKSPAKVSTLPAQGIYRVPALAAQLLSERTQSSTNQHLLTLPRACRASVPNIRSEVYDVPSTQRRESLLTQRSATPPTTRKGSVLVRSTECFQEEQKQLYNIPSSPEKAGAVIRKDSLVGNLYDVPPKRESDVSENESQKKCWGQYNTLPNPRKSEWIYDIPVSPEKTGFKQNPSGHSLENQVLYDIPPARYKALTTSTEAKVVNPQLYDIPPTQRKLTFPDIHLYDVPSSRDVLLLPQNGSCDVPPSLLAPKAENQISEENVYDIPKGLPTAVQSKKETEKHSDSSGHQAYSAPPQLSRDVKLEQDRLSVSSVDSRSSTLSTSSNSSAESFSMPTSEEPAKEIKLDLEVAIETVTRLQHSVSSSVASLMIFVSSKWRLQEHLEKSIEEIHRAIDHIKVSLGEFLAFAQLVKVNASYLTDNNLQTRIKKQLEILMNSFKILTETREALNNCNWSLEALVLRKPQNNPDDLDRFVMVARTIPDDIKRFVSIIIANGKLLFRKNEKEQETKQSKVNPEYKMAKQITVPRSVEIDSLQRNTPDKPNQSQVSPEKPKEDATEDCDYVQLQAQKIISGKEVAKKSTDSKPKF; encoded by the exons AACACCTTGGCGAAGGCGCTATACGACAACAAGGCAGAGTGCTCAGATGAGCTGGCCTTCCGCAAAGGAGACATCCTGACAGTTCTGGACCAAAACGTCATTGGCAGCGAGGGCTGGTGGAAATGCTCCCTCCATGGCAGGCAGGGCCTGGCCCCCGCGAATCGCCTCCAGCTCCTTGCCGCCTCTCAGGCTGTCCTGCTGCCTCCTTCCACCCGGAGCAACTCCGCGGAGTCACCAGCAGGCCAACAAAACATCTACCAGGTTCCCTCCGTCCCCAAGCCTACTGTGTCGTCGTCTACCTATGAGAAGATGGAGGGGTGGGTTAAATCTCCAGCTAAGGTTTCTACCCTACCTGCCCAAGGAATATATCGGGTACCAGCCTTGGCTGCGCAGCTGCTCAGTGAAAGGACCCAAAGCTCAACAAACCAG CACCTGCTTACTCTCCCAAGAGCATGCCGGGCTTCAGTCCCAAATATCAGGAGTGAGGTATATGATGTTCCATCCACACAGCGCCGGGAGTCCTTACTCACTCAG AGGAGTGCCACTCCGCCCACCACACGAAAGGGCTCTGTGCTGGTCAGATCCACTGAGTGTTTCCAGGAAGAGCAGAAGCAGCTTTACAACATCCCATCCAGCCCAGAAAAGGCAGGAGCTGTTATCCGGAAAGACTCACTAGTGGGCAAC TTATATGACGTCCCTCCCAAAAGAGAATCTgatgtttcagaaaatgaatCTCAGAAAAAGTGCTGGGGCCAGTACAATACCTTGCCAAATCCTCGGAAGTCAGAATGGATTTATGATATTCCAGTATCACCTGAAAAAACAGGATTCAAACAAAACCCTTCCGGCCATTCATTAGAGAACCAGGTGCTGTACGATATACCACCAGCTAGGTACAAGGCGCTAACAACAAGTACTGAAGCCAAAGTTGTAAATCCACAATTATATGATATTCCACCAACGCAACGGAAATTAACATTTCCAGATATCCATCTTTATGATGTTCCATCCTCACGGGATGTGCTCCTTTTGCCACAAAACGGTAGCTGTGATGTACCCCCAAGTCTTTTGGCTCCAAAGGCTGAGAATCAGATCTCTGAAGAGAATGTTTATGATATTCCAAAAGGTTTGCCCACTGCTGTGCAGTCCAAGAAAGAGACGGAAAAACACAGCGATAGTTCTGGACACCAAGCATACAGTGCTCCTCCACAGCTCTCAAGAGATGTCAAATTAGAACAAGACAGATTATCTGTTTCTAGTGTGGATAGCAGAAGCAGTACACTCTCTACATCCTCAAACTCTTCTGCTGAGTCTTTTTCTATGCCAACATCAGAAGAGCCTGCCAAAGAAATTAAACTGGACCTTGAAGTAGCCATAGAGACAGTGACTAGACTGCAGCACAGTGTATCCAGCTCGGTTGCAAGTTTAATGATCTTTGTGAGTAGTAAATGGAGATTACAAGAACACCTAGAGAAAAGTATTGAAGAAATCCATAGGGCAATCGATCACATAAAAGTATCACTGGGAGAATTCTTGGCCTTTGCTCAACTTGTAAAGGTAAATGCCTCTTACCTCACTGATAACAACCTTCAGACCAGAATTAAAAAACAGCTGGAAATTCTTATGAACTCATTCAAAATTTTGACAGAAACAAGAGAAGCTCTAAACAACTGCAACTGGTCACTAGAGGCTTTGGTCCTCAGGAAACCTCAGAACAATCCAGATGATCTTGATCGCTTTGTTATGGTAGCCCGCACGATTCCAGATGATATCAAGAGGTTCGTATCCATCATCATTGCCAATGGAAAGCTCCTCTTCAGAAAGAATGAGAAGGAACAAGAAACGAAGCAATCAAAAGTGAACCCAGAatacaaaatggcaaaacaaatcACAGTGCCAAGAAGCGTAGAAATAGATTCGCTGCAAAGAAATACTCCTGATAAACCCAACCAAAGTCAGGTCTCTCCTGAGAAACCAAAAGAAGATGCTACTGAGGACTGTGATTATGTTCAGTTACAG GCGCAGAAAATCATTTCGGGTAAAGAAGTAGCAAAGAAAAGTACGGATTCAAAACCAAAG TTTTAA
- the CASS4 gene encoding cas scaffolding protein family member 4 isoform X2 — MKVNNTLAKALYDNKAECSDELAFRKGDILTVLDQNVIGSEGWWKCSLHGRQGLAPANRLQLLAASQAVLLPPSTRSNSAESPAGQQNIYQVPSVPKPTVSSSTYEKMEGWVKSPAKVSTLPAQGIYRVPALAAQLLSERTQSSTNQHLLTLPRACRASVPNIRSEVYDVPSTQRRESLLTQRSATPPTTRKGSVLVRSTECFQEEQKQLYNIPSSPEKAGAVIRKDSLVGNLYDVPPKRESDVSENESQKKCWGQYNTLPNPRKSEWIYDIPVSPEKTGFKQNPSGHSLENQVLYDIPPARYKALTTSTEAKVVNPQLYDIPPTQRKLTFPDIHLYDVPSSRDVLLLPQNGSCDVPPSLLAPKAENQISEENVYDIPKGLPTAVQSKKETEKHSDSSGHQAYSAPPQLSRDVKLEQDRLSVSSVDSRSSTLSTSSNSSAESFSMPTSEEPAKEIKLDLEVAIETVTRLQHSVSSSVASLMIFVSSKWRLQEHLEKSIEEIHRAIDHIKVSLGEFLAFAQLVKVNASYLTDNNLQTRIKKQLEILMNSFKILTETREALNNCNWSLEALVLRKPQNNPDDLDRFVMVARTIPDDIKRFVSIIIANGKLLFRKNEKEQETKQSKVNPEYKMAKQITVPRSVEIDSLQRNTPDKPNQSQVSPEKPKEDATEDCDYVQLQAQKIISGKEVAKKSTDSKPKVLPSAKKTVNQSKQDSAKKIALPEHCKLCFSALHKAIGVFTNSLSNNQPPEVFISHSKLIIMVGQKLVDSLCQETQERDTRSDVLHSSSRFCSLLKNLALATKNAAIQYPNEDAMRELQDQTEELSKYTQQFRAMME, encoded by the exons ATGAAGGTCAAC AACACCTTGGCGAAGGCGCTATACGACAACAAGGCAGAGTGCTCAGATGAGCTGGCCTTCCGCAAAGGAGACATCCTGACAGTTCTGGACCAAAACGTCATTGGCAGCGAGGGCTGGTGGAAATGCTCCCTCCATGGCAGGCAGGGCCTGGCCCCCGCGAATCGCCTCCAGCTCCTTGCCGCCTCTCAGGCTGTCCTGCTGCCTCCTTCCACCCGGAGCAACTCCGCGGAGTCACCAGCAGGCCAACAAAACATCTACCAGGTTCCCTCCGTCCCCAAGCCTACTGTGTCGTCGTCTACCTATGAGAAGATGGAGGGGTGGGTTAAATCTCCAGCTAAGGTTTCTACCCTACCTGCCCAAGGAATATATCGGGTACCAGCCTTGGCTGCGCAGCTGCTCAGTGAAAGGACCCAAAGCTCAACAAACCAG CACCTGCTTACTCTCCCAAGAGCATGCCGGGCTTCAGTCCCAAATATCAGGAGTGAGGTATATGATGTTCCATCCACACAGCGCCGGGAGTCCTTACTCACTCAG AGGAGTGCCACTCCGCCCACCACACGAAAGGGCTCTGTGCTGGTCAGATCCACTGAGTGTTTCCAGGAAGAGCAGAAGCAGCTTTACAACATCCCATCCAGCCCAGAAAAGGCAGGAGCTGTTATCCGGAAAGACTCACTAGTGGGCAAC TTATATGACGTCCCTCCCAAAAGAGAATCTgatgtttcagaaaatgaatCTCAGAAAAAGTGCTGGGGCCAGTACAATACCTTGCCAAATCCTCGGAAGTCAGAATGGATTTATGATATTCCAGTATCACCTGAAAAAACAGGATTCAAACAAAACCCTTCCGGCCATTCATTAGAGAACCAGGTGCTGTACGATATACCACCAGCTAGGTACAAGGCGCTAACAACAAGTACTGAAGCCAAAGTTGTAAATCCACAATTATATGATATTCCACCAACGCAACGGAAATTAACATTTCCAGATATCCATCTTTATGATGTTCCATCCTCACGGGATGTGCTCCTTTTGCCACAAAACGGTAGCTGTGATGTACCCCCAAGTCTTTTGGCTCCAAAGGCTGAGAATCAGATCTCTGAAGAGAATGTTTATGATATTCCAAAAGGTTTGCCCACTGCTGTGCAGTCCAAGAAAGAGACGGAAAAACACAGCGATAGTTCTGGACACCAAGCATACAGTGCTCCTCCACAGCTCTCAAGAGATGTCAAATTAGAACAAGACAGATTATCTGTTTCTAGTGTGGATAGCAGAAGCAGTACACTCTCTACATCCTCAAACTCTTCTGCTGAGTCTTTTTCTATGCCAACATCAGAAGAGCCTGCCAAAGAAATTAAACTGGACCTTGAAGTAGCCATAGAGACAGTGACTAGACTGCAGCACAGTGTATCCAGCTCGGTTGCAAGTTTAATGATCTTTGTGAGTAGTAAATGGAGATTACAAGAACACCTAGAGAAAAGTATTGAAGAAATCCATAGGGCAATCGATCACATAAAAGTATCACTGGGAGAATTCTTGGCCTTTGCTCAACTTGTAAAGGTAAATGCCTCTTACCTCACTGATAACAACCTTCAGACCAGAATTAAAAAACAGCTGGAAATTCTTATGAACTCATTCAAAATTTTGACAGAAACAAGAGAAGCTCTAAACAACTGCAACTGGTCACTAGAGGCTTTGGTCCTCAGGAAACCTCAGAACAATCCAGATGATCTTGATCGCTTTGTTATGGTAGCCCGCACGATTCCAGATGATATCAAGAGGTTCGTATCCATCATCATTGCCAATGGAAAGCTCCTCTTCAGAAAGAATGAGAAGGAACAAGAAACGAAGCAATCAAAAGTGAACCCAGAatacaaaatggcaaaacaaatcACAGTGCCAAGAAGCGTAGAAATAGATTCGCTGCAAAGAAATACTCCTGATAAACCCAACCAAAGTCAGGTCTCTCCTGAGAAACCAAAAGAAGATGCTACTGAGGACTGTGATTATGTTCAGTTACAG GCGCAGAAAATCATTTCGGGTAAAGAAGTAGCAAAGAAAAGTACGGATTCAAAACCAAAG GTTTTGCCATCTGCAAAAAAGACTGTAAATCAAAGCAAGCAGGACTCTGCAAAGAAAATCGCTCTCCCAGAACACTGTAAGCTGTGTTTCAGTGCACTTCACAAGGCAATTGGTGTATTCACTAATAGTCTGAGCAACAACCAGCCACCTGAAGTCTTCATATCCCACAGCAAATTGATCATTATGGTGGGACAAAAGTTAGTGGATTCTCTCTGCCAGGAAACTCAAGAAAGAGACACTCGGAGCGATGTTCTCCACAGCAGCAGCCGGTTTTGCAGCCTCTTGAAGAATCTGGCTCTCGCCACCAAAAATGCTGCAATACAATATCCAAACGAAGATGCTATGAGGGAACTTCAGGATCAAACCGAGGAGCTGTCCAAGTACACACAGCAGTTTAGAGCAATGATGGAATGA
- the CASS4 gene encoding cas scaffolding protein family member 4 isoform X1, with product MTTMDKDIRINRTAKNTLAKALYDNKAECSDELAFRKGDILTVLDQNVIGSEGWWKCSLHGRQGLAPANRLQLLAASQAVLLPPSTRSNSAESPAGQQNIYQVPSVPKPTVSSSTYEKMEGWVKSPAKVSTLPAQGIYRVPALAAQLLSERTQSSTNQHLLTLPRACRASVPNIRSEVYDVPSTQRRESLLTQRSATPPTTRKGSVLVRSTECFQEEQKQLYNIPSSPEKAGAVIRKDSLVGNLYDVPPKRESDVSENESQKKCWGQYNTLPNPRKSEWIYDIPVSPEKTGFKQNPSGHSLENQVLYDIPPARYKALTTSTEAKVVNPQLYDIPPTQRKLTFPDIHLYDVPSSRDVLLLPQNGSCDVPPSLLAPKAENQISEENVYDIPKGLPTAVQSKKETEKHSDSSGHQAYSAPPQLSRDVKLEQDRLSVSSVDSRSSTLSTSSNSSAESFSMPTSEEPAKEIKLDLEVAIETVTRLQHSVSSSVASLMIFVSSKWRLQEHLEKSIEEIHRAIDHIKVSLGEFLAFAQLVKVNASYLTDNNLQTRIKKQLEILMNSFKILTETREALNNCNWSLEALVLRKPQNNPDDLDRFVMVARTIPDDIKRFVSIIIANGKLLFRKNEKEQETKQSKVNPEYKMAKQITVPRSVEIDSLQRNTPDKPNQSQVSPEKPKEDATEDCDYVQLQAQKIISGKEVAKKSTDSKPKVLPSAKKTVNQSKQDSAKKIALPEHCKLCFSALHKAIGVFTNSLSNNQPPEVFISHSKLIIMVGQKLVDSLCQETQERDTRSDVLHSSSRFCSLLKNLALATKNAAIQYPNEDAMRELQDQTEELSKYTQQFRAMME from the exons AACACCTTGGCGAAGGCGCTATACGACAACAAGGCAGAGTGCTCAGATGAGCTGGCCTTCCGCAAAGGAGACATCCTGACAGTTCTGGACCAAAACGTCATTGGCAGCGAGGGCTGGTGGAAATGCTCCCTCCATGGCAGGCAGGGCCTGGCCCCCGCGAATCGCCTCCAGCTCCTTGCCGCCTCTCAGGCTGTCCTGCTGCCTCCTTCCACCCGGAGCAACTCCGCGGAGTCACCAGCAGGCCAACAAAACATCTACCAGGTTCCCTCCGTCCCCAAGCCTACTGTGTCGTCGTCTACCTATGAGAAGATGGAGGGGTGGGTTAAATCTCCAGCTAAGGTTTCTACCCTACCTGCCCAAGGAATATATCGGGTACCAGCCTTGGCTGCGCAGCTGCTCAGTGAAAGGACCCAAAGCTCAACAAACCAG CACCTGCTTACTCTCCCAAGAGCATGCCGGGCTTCAGTCCCAAATATCAGGAGTGAGGTATATGATGTTCCATCCACACAGCGCCGGGAGTCCTTACTCACTCAG AGGAGTGCCACTCCGCCCACCACACGAAAGGGCTCTGTGCTGGTCAGATCCACTGAGTGTTTCCAGGAAGAGCAGAAGCAGCTTTACAACATCCCATCCAGCCCAGAAAAGGCAGGAGCTGTTATCCGGAAAGACTCACTAGTGGGCAAC TTATATGACGTCCCTCCCAAAAGAGAATCTgatgtttcagaaaatgaatCTCAGAAAAAGTGCTGGGGCCAGTACAATACCTTGCCAAATCCTCGGAAGTCAGAATGGATTTATGATATTCCAGTATCACCTGAAAAAACAGGATTCAAACAAAACCCTTCCGGCCATTCATTAGAGAACCAGGTGCTGTACGATATACCACCAGCTAGGTACAAGGCGCTAACAACAAGTACTGAAGCCAAAGTTGTAAATCCACAATTATATGATATTCCACCAACGCAACGGAAATTAACATTTCCAGATATCCATCTTTATGATGTTCCATCCTCACGGGATGTGCTCCTTTTGCCACAAAACGGTAGCTGTGATGTACCCCCAAGTCTTTTGGCTCCAAAGGCTGAGAATCAGATCTCTGAAGAGAATGTTTATGATATTCCAAAAGGTTTGCCCACTGCTGTGCAGTCCAAGAAAGAGACGGAAAAACACAGCGATAGTTCTGGACACCAAGCATACAGTGCTCCTCCACAGCTCTCAAGAGATGTCAAATTAGAACAAGACAGATTATCTGTTTCTAGTGTGGATAGCAGAAGCAGTACACTCTCTACATCCTCAAACTCTTCTGCTGAGTCTTTTTCTATGCCAACATCAGAAGAGCCTGCCAAAGAAATTAAACTGGACCTTGAAGTAGCCATAGAGACAGTGACTAGACTGCAGCACAGTGTATCCAGCTCGGTTGCAAGTTTAATGATCTTTGTGAGTAGTAAATGGAGATTACAAGAACACCTAGAGAAAAGTATTGAAGAAATCCATAGGGCAATCGATCACATAAAAGTATCACTGGGAGAATTCTTGGCCTTTGCTCAACTTGTAAAGGTAAATGCCTCTTACCTCACTGATAACAACCTTCAGACCAGAATTAAAAAACAGCTGGAAATTCTTATGAACTCATTCAAAATTTTGACAGAAACAAGAGAAGCTCTAAACAACTGCAACTGGTCACTAGAGGCTTTGGTCCTCAGGAAACCTCAGAACAATCCAGATGATCTTGATCGCTTTGTTATGGTAGCCCGCACGATTCCAGATGATATCAAGAGGTTCGTATCCATCATCATTGCCAATGGAAAGCTCCTCTTCAGAAAGAATGAGAAGGAACAAGAAACGAAGCAATCAAAAGTGAACCCAGAatacaaaatggcaaaacaaatcACAGTGCCAAGAAGCGTAGAAATAGATTCGCTGCAAAGAAATACTCCTGATAAACCCAACCAAAGTCAGGTCTCTCCTGAGAAACCAAAAGAAGATGCTACTGAGGACTGTGATTATGTTCAGTTACAG GCGCAGAAAATCATTTCGGGTAAAGAAGTAGCAAAGAAAAGTACGGATTCAAAACCAAAG GTTTTGCCATCTGCAAAAAAGACTGTAAATCAAAGCAAGCAGGACTCTGCAAAGAAAATCGCTCTCCCAGAACACTGTAAGCTGTGTTTCAGTGCACTTCACAAGGCAATTGGTGTATTCACTAATAGTCTGAGCAACAACCAGCCACCTGAAGTCTTCATATCCCACAGCAAATTGATCATTATGGTGGGACAAAAGTTAGTGGATTCTCTCTGCCAGGAAACTCAAGAAAGAGACACTCGGAGCGATGTTCTCCACAGCAGCAGCCGGTTTTGCAGCCTCTTGAAGAATCTGGCTCTCGCCACCAAAAATGCTGCAATACAATATCCAAACGAAGATGCTATGAGGGAACTTCAGGATCAAACCGAGGAGCTGTCCAAGTACACACAGCAGTTTAGAGCAATGATGGAATGA
- the CASS4 gene encoding cas scaffolding protein family member 4 isoform X5 translates to MTTMDKDIRINRTAKNTLAKALYDNKAECSDELAFRKGDILTVLDQNVIGSEGWWKCSLHGRQGLAPANRLQLLAASQAVLLPPSTRSNSAESPAGQQNIYQVPSVPKPTVSSSTYEKMEGWVKSPAKVSTLPAQGIYRVPALAAQLLSERTQSSTNQHLLTLPRACRASVPNIRSEVYDVPSTQRRESLLTQRSATPPTTRKGSVLVRSTECFQEEQKQLYNIPSSPEKAGAVIRKDSLVGNLYDVPPKRESDVSENESQKKCWGQYNTLPNPRKSEWIYDIPVSPEKTGFKQNPSGHSLENQVLYDIPPARYKALTTSTEAKVVNPQLYDIPPTQRKLTFPDIHLYDVPSSRDVLLLPQNGSCDVPPSLLAPKAENQISEENVYDIPKGLPTAVQSKKETEKHSDSSGHQAYSAPPQLSRDVKLEQDRLSVSSVDSRSSTLSTSSNSSAESFSMPTSEEPAKEIKLDLEVAIETVTRLQHSVSSSVASLMIFVSSKWRLQEHLEKSIEEIHRAIDHIKVSLGEFLAFAQLVKVNASYLTDNNLQTRIKKQLEILMNSFKILTETREALNNCNWSLEALVLRKPQNNPDDLDRFVMVARTIPDDIKRFVSIIIANGKLLFRKNEKEQETKQSKVNPEYKMAKQITVPRSVEIDSLQRNTPDKPNQSQVSPEKPKEDATEDCDYVQLQAQKIISGKEVAKKSTDSKPKVFLILKTLTYEDF, encoded by the exons AACACCTTGGCGAAGGCGCTATACGACAACAAGGCAGAGTGCTCAGATGAGCTGGCCTTCCGCAAAGGAGACATCCTGACAGTTCTGGACCAAAACGTCATTGGCAGCGAGGGCTGGTGGAAATGCTCCCTCCATGGCAGGCAGGGCCTGGCCCCCGCGAATCGCCTCCAGCTCCTTGCCGCCTCTCAGGCTGTCCTGCTGCCTCCTTCCACCCGGAGCAACTCCGCGGAGTCACCAGCAGGCCAACAAAACATCTACCAGGTTCCCTCCGTCCCCAAGCCTACTGTGTCGTCGTCTACCTATGAGAAGATGGAGGGGTGGGTTAAATCTCCAGCTAAGGTTTCTACCCTACCTGCCCAAGGAATATATCGGGTACCAGCCTTGGCTGCGCAGCTGCTCAGTGAAAGGACCCAAAGCTCAACAAACCAG CACCTGCTTACTCTCCCAAGAGCATGCCGGGCTTCAGTCCCAAATATCAGGAGTGAGGTATATGATGTTCCATCCACACAGCGCCGGGAGTCCTTACTCACTCAG AGGAGTGCCACTCCGCCCACCACACGAAAGGGCTCTGTGCTGGTCAGATCCACTGAGTGTTTCCAGGAAGAGCAGAAGCAGCTTTACAACATCCCATCCAGCCCAGAAAAGGCAGGAGCTGTTATCCGGAAAGACTCACTAGTGGGCAAC TTATATGACGTCCCTCCCAAAAGAGAATCTgatgtttcagaaaatgaatCTCAGAAAAAGTGCTGGGGCCAGTACAATACCTTGCCAAATCCTCGGAAGTCAGAATGGATTTATGATATTCCAGTATCACCTGAAAAAACAGGATTCAAACAAAACCCTTCCGGCCATTCATTAGAGAACCAGGTGCTGTACGATATACCACCAGCTAGGTACAAGGCGCTAACAACAAGTACTGAAGCCAAAGTTGTAAATCCACAATTATATGATATTCCACCAACGCAACGGAAATTAACATTTCCAGATATCCATCTTTATGATGTTCCATCCTCACGGGATGTGCTCCTTTTGCCACAAAACGGTAGCTGTGATGTACCCCCAAGTCTTTTGGCTCCAAAGGCTGAGAATCAGATCTCTGAAGAGAATGTTTATGATATTCCAAAAGGTTTGCCCACTGCTGTGCAGTCCAAGAAAGAGACGGAAAAACACAGCGATAGTTCTGGACACCAAGCATACAGTGCTCCTCCACAGCTCTCAAGAGATGTCAAATTAGAACAAGACAGATTATCTGTTTCTAGTGTGGATAGCAGAAGCAGTACACTCTCTACATCCTCAAACTCTTCTGCTGAGTCTTTTTCTATGCCAACATCAGAAGAGCCTGCCAAAGAAATTAAACTGGACCTTGAAGTAGCCATAGAGACAGTGACTAGACTGCAGCACAGTGTATCCAGCTCGGTTGCAAGTTTAATGATCTTTGTGAGTAGTAAATGGAGATTACAAGAACACCTAGAGAAAAGTATTGAAGAAATCCATAGGGCAATCGATCACATAAAAGTATCACTGGGAGAATTCTTGGCCTTTGCTCAACTTGTAAAGGTAAATGCCTCTTACCTCACTGATAACAACCTTCAGACCAGAATTAAAAAACAGCTGGAAATTCTTATGAACTCATTCAAAATTTTGACAGAAACAAGAGAAGCTCTAAACAACTGCAACTGGTCACTAGAGGCTTTGGTCCTCAGGAAACCTCAGAACAATCCAGATGATCTTGATCGCTTTGTTATGGTAGCCCGCACGATTCCAGATGATATCAAGAGGTTCGTATCCATCATCATTGCCAATGGAAAGCTCCTCTTCAGAAAGAATGAGAAGGAACAAGAAACGAAGCAATCAAAAGTGAACCCAGAatacaaaatggcaaaacaaatcACAGTGCCAAGAAGCGTAGAAATAGATTCGCTGCAAAGAAATACTCCTGATAAACCCAACCAAAGTCAGGTCTCTCCTGAGAAACCAAAAGAAGATGCTACTGAGGACTGTGATTATGTTCAGTTACAG GCGCAGAAAATCATTTCGGGTAAAGAAGTAGCAAAGAAAAGTACGGATTCAAAACCAAAGGtatttctgattttgaaaacTCTTACTTATGAGGACTTCTAG